The proteins below come from a single Nitrospirota bacterium genomic window:
- a CDS encoding four helix bundle protein has product MLKNYKDLKVWQKSYQVCLDIYKITKGFPKEERYSLISQIRRAAISVPSNIAEGYGRKTTPEYLRSLYVAYGSNCELETQVLLSGDLGYIKNERLKKIQSDIAEVERMLKGLIKSLENKHLNP; this is encoded by the coding sequence ATGCTTAAGAATTATAAGGACTTAAAAGTCTGGCAGAAATCCTATCAGGTATGTCTGGATATTTATAAAATAACAAAGGGTTTCCCTAAAGAAGAAAGATATAGCTTAATATCCCAGATAAGGAGGGCTGCTATATCTGTGCCAAGCAATATAGCTGAAGGATATGGGAGGAAGACAACACCTGAATATCTTCGTTCTTTATATGTAGCTTATGGTTCAAACTGTGAATTAGAGACTCAGGTATTATTATCTGGAGACTTAGGGTATATTAAGAATGAGAGATTAAAGAAGATTCAATCAGATATAGCAGAGGTGGAAAGGATGCTAAAGGGCTTAATAAAATCATTAGAAAACAAACACTTGAACCCTTGA
- a CDS encoding BrnT family toxin has translation MKLINWDTEKILKLKESRGICFEDIVFYIERGEILDDYLHPNQKSYPKQRIMVIGINNYAYLVPYVEDSEEIFLKTIIPSRKATNIYFGGEK, from the coding sequence ATGAAACTTATCAATTGGGACACAGAAAAGATTCTGAAACTTAAAGAATCGAGAGGCATTTGTTTCGAGGATATTGTTTTTTATATTGAGAGAGGCGAGATCTTGGATGACTATCTACATCCAAATCAGAAAAGTTATCCGAAACAGCGTATAATGGTAATCGGGATAAATAATTATGCATACCTTGTTCCTTATGTTGAGGATTCGGAAGAAATATTCCTAAAAACCATTATTCCAAGCAGAAAGGCAACAAACATTTATTTTGGAGGAGAAAAATGA